The Longimicrobium sp. DNA segment CCGGCTGGAGCCGGGAAGCGCCGTCTACAACATGCCCATCGCCTGGCGCCTAGAGGGGGCGCTGGACGCGGTGGCGCTGGAGCGCGCGCTGGGCGAGATCGTCCGGCGCCACGAGGCGCTGCGCACCACCTTCAGCGAGGCGGGCGGCTCGCCGGTGCAGGTGATCGCGCCCTTCGGCGGGTTCTCCCTGCCGGTGGAGGACCTGTCGGAGGTGGACGAGGCGGATCGCGAGGCGGCGCTCGCGCGGCGCGCCTGCGAGGAGGCGCGGCGGCCGTTCGACCTCGCGGCGGGACCGCTCTTCGGCGCGACGCTGCTGCGGCTGGGCGAGGAAGACCACGTGCT contains these protein-coding regions:
- a CDS encoding condensation domain-containing protein, whose product is MEPGSAVYNMPIAWRLEGALDAVALERALGEIVRRHEALRTTFSEAGGSPVQVIAPFGGFSLPVEDLSEVDEADREAALARRACEEARRPFDLAAGPLFGATLLRLGEEDHVLLLSMHHVGRCWGWSGWAWRTTSSSWAATRCSVPA